A single region of the Salarchaeum japonicum genome encodes:
- a CDS encoding molybdopterin biosynthesis protein → MTRKEFRDLSSLAEAQEVVSGLDVSPGTELVALEDARGRVLTERVDADLDVPGFDRASMDGYAVRARDTFGATEADPVVLDRAGTVHAGETPDVSVSPGECVEVSTGAVVPDGADAVVMVERTVERESGDRIEVRTAVAPGEDVMVAGADVAAGERALGPGTRLTSREIGLLSALGVADVPVRAKPRVGIVSTGDELVRPGEPLDSSRGEIHDVNTYTIAAGVEEAGGDPVLYPHAGDSEAEMERQLRTAADECDLVLSSGSTSASAVDVVYRVVEDRGELLLHGVAVKPGKPMLVGELGGSAYVGLPGYPVSALTIFRTFVAPKIRDAAGQPTPPSATVTGRMSARERYGEGRTRLMPVGLVADGDGDTLVYPVDKGSGATTSLVEADGVVTVDADTDYLDAGERVEVQLFSPDVRPPALLGVGEDDPALSRVLDGVRGPRYLSFGTREGLRRLRDGLPDVAVASGPLDRDVPGDELASWTREWGLVTAPDGPDSLAALVDGDYRFVNRTTASGLRTSLDAALSDLAADRDTDSLTERIDGYDFTVKAHASPPRKVLAGRADAGLGLRATADDLGLDFVPLGHEPVRVFVNPERREKPGVAALTSALADLDAVLADLPGYDR, encoded by the coding sequence ATGACCCGCAAAGAGTTCCGCGACCTCTCCTCGCTCGCCGAGGCCCAGGAGGTCGTTTCCGGCCTCGACGTCTCGCCCGGCACCGAACTCGTCGCGCTGGAGGACGCCCGCGGCCGCGTGCTCACGGAGCGCGTGGACGCCGACCTCGACGTGCCCGGGTTCGACCGCGCGTCGATGGACGGGTACGCCGTTCGGGCGCGCGACACGTTCGGCGCGACCGAAGCCGACCCCGTCGTCCTCGACCGCGCGGGCACCGTTCACGCCGGCGAAACCCCCGACGTATCCGTCTCGCCCGGCGAGTGCGTCGAGGTGTCCACGGGCGCGGTCGTCCCGGACGGCGCGGACGCCGTCGTGATGGTCGAACGCACCGTCGAACGCGAGTCCGGCGACCGCATCGAGGTTCGCACGGCGGTCGCGCCCGGCGAGGACGTGATGGTCGCGGGCGCGGACGTGGCGGCGGGCGAGCGCGCGCTCGGCCCCGGAACCCGCCTCACGTCACGCGAAATCGGCCTCCTGTCCGCGCTCGGCGTCGCGGACGTTCCCGTCCGGGCGAAACCCCGCGTCGGCATCGTCTCCACGGGCGACGAACTCGTCCGGCCCGGCGAACCCCTCGACTCCTCGCGCGGCGAAATCCACGACGTGAACACGTACACCATCGCCGCCGGCGTCGAGGAGGCGGGCGGCGACCCCGTGCTCTACCCGCACGCCGGCGACAGCGAGGCCGAGATGGAGCGCCAGCTCCGCACCGCGGCCGACGAGTGCGACCTCGTCCTCTCCTCGGGTTCCACGAGCGCGAGCGCCGTCGACGTGGTCTATCGAGTCGTCGAGGACCGCGGCGAACTCCTCCTGCACGGCGTCGCCGTCAAACCCGGGAAGCCGATGCTCGTCGGGGAACTCGGCGGGAGCGCGTACGTCGGCCTCCCCGGCTACCCCGTGAGCGCGCTCACCATCTTCCGGACGTTCGTCGCCCCCAAAATCCGGGACGCCGCCGGCCAACCCACCCCGCCCTCCGCGACCGTCACCGGCCGGATGAGCGCGCGCGAGCGCTACGGCGAGGGCCGCACCCGCCTCATGCCGGTCGGCCTCGTCGCGGACGGCGACGGCGACACGCTCGTCTACCCCGTGGACAAGGGGAGCGGCGCGACCACCAGCCTCGTCGAGGCAGACGGCGTCGTCACCGTGGACGCGGACACCGACTACCTCGATGCGGGCGAGCGCGTCGAGGTGCAGTTGTTCTCGCCGGACGTGCGCCCGCCCGCCCTGCTCGGCGTCGGCGAGGACGACCCCGCGCTCTCCCGCGTCCTCGACGGCGTTCGGGGGCCGCGCTACCTCTCCTTCGGCACCCGCGAGGGACTGCGACGGCTCCGCGACGGCCTCCCCGACGTCGCCGTCGCCAGCGGCCCGCTCGACCGCGACGTGCCTGGCGACGAACTCGCGTCCTGGACGCGCGAGTGGGGGCTCGTCACCGCACCGGACGGCCCGGACAGCCTCGCCGCCCTCGTGGACGGCGACTACCGGTTCGTCAATCGAACGACGGCCTCCGGCCTCCGCACCTCCCTCGACGCCGCGCTCTCCGACCTCGCCGCCGACCGCGACACCGACTCCCTCACGGAGCGAATCGACGGCTACGACTTCACCGTGAAGGCCCACGCCAGCCCCCCGCGAAAAGTCCTGGCGGGCCGCGCGGACGCCGGCCTCGGCCTGCGCGCGACCGCCGACGACCTCGGCCTCGACTTCGTCCCCCTCGGCCACGAACCCGTGCGCGTCTTCGTGAACCCCGAGCGCCGCGAGAAACCCGGCGTCGCCGCGCTCACGTCCGCGCTCGCCGACCTCGACGCCGTGCTCGCCGACCTCCCGGGGTACGACCGATGA
- a CDS encoding Hsp20/alpha crystallin family protein → MTGFRDALRDLPDAVSVDLLESEDAYRVVIDVPGATGDTTDVRVEDGVLRVEARREKDVPEGFSYQREDRALFLDAELPLPPDATDADATAALDGGVLTVTLPKAGRGREIEIEG, encoded by the coding sequence ATGACTGGTTTCCGCGACGCGCTCCGCGACCTGCCCGACGCCGTCTCCGTGGACCTCCTCGAATCCGAGGACGCCTACCGGGTCGTCATCGACGTGCCGGGCGCGACCGGCGACACGACCGACGTGCGCGTCGAGGACGGCGTGCTCCGCGTGGAGGCGCGCCGCGAGAAGGACGTTCCCGAGGGCTTCTCCTACCAGCGCGAAGACCGCGCGCTCTTCCTCGACGCGGAACTCCCGCTCCCGCCGGACGCGACCGACGCGGACGCGACCGCGGCGCTGGACGGCGGCGTGTTGACCGTGACGCTCCCGAAGGCCGGGCGGGGCCGCGAGATAGAGATAGAGGGCTGA
- a CDS encoding aminotransferase class I/II-fold pyridoxal phosphate-dependent enzyme, translating to MDIATFDLERWFDEHEHDADIMLAESGIRSLDSERFDTDPGELGYVIPTDGDPELREEVAGRHNRTRDELAFTCGAQEANFLAYHALMDEGGHAVVVTPTYQALTAVPDAIGEVTEVPLDPPEWELDVGAVRDAVREETDVVAFVNPNNPAGKHHDAETVKELYDVAATHDAYLLGDEVYRLLAESPTPPVASLGDYGISTSSLSKSYGLAGLRFGWLCGPREVVSAAVEWKDYTTISPGAFGQHVARQALGEQEDEILAENREIAARNHDIVADWLDNHGLDWHDPTGVNGFVTVPDGYAGSREFCRTVVEDAGVVLAPGDCFGYDDYFRIGFGLPTDELEDGLERVSAALRA from the coding sequence ATGGACATCGCGACGTTCGACCTGGAACGGTGGTTCGACGAGCACGAGCACGACGCGGACATCATGCTCGCGGAGTCGGGTATCAGGAGTCTCGACAGCGAGCGCTTCGACACCGACCCGGGCGAACTCGGGTACGTCATCCCGACGGACGGCGACCCGGAGCTCCGAGAAGAAGTAGCGGGCCGGCACAATCGGACGAGAGACGAACTCGCGTTCACGTGCGGCGCGCAGGAGGCGAACTTCCTCGCGTACCACGCGCTGATGGACGAGGGCGGACACGCCGTCGTCGTCACGCCGACCTACCAGGCGCTCACGGCCGTCCCCGACGCCATCGGGGAGGTCACCGAAGTCCCGCTCGACCCGCCGGAGTGGGAACTGGACGTGGGGGCGGTTCGGGACGCGGTTCGAGAGGAAACGGACGTGGTGGCGTTCGTGAATCCGAACAATCCCGCCGGAAAGCACCACGACGCGGAGACCGTCAAGGAACTCTACGACGTGGCGGCCACCCACGACGCCTACCTGCTCGGCGACGAGGTGTACCGCCTGCTGGCCGAGAGTCCGACGCCGCCCGTGGCGAGCCTGGGCGACTACGGAATAAGCACGTCTAGCCTCTCGAAGTCGTACGGGCTGGCGGGCCTGCGGTTCGGCTGGCTCTGCGGCCCCAGGGAGGTCGTATCGGCGGCCGTCGAGTGGAAGGACTACACCACTATCTCCCCAGGCGCGTTCGGCCAGCACGTCGCCCGGCAGGCGCTCGGCGAGCAGGAGGACGAGATTCTCGCGGAGAACCGTGAGATAGCGGCCAGAAACCACGATATCGTCGCGGACTGGCTCGACAATCACGGCCTCGACTGGCACGACCCGACGGGCGTGAACGGCTTCGTCACCGTCCCCGACGGGTACGCGGGGTCGCGTGAGTTCTGCCGGACGGTCGTGGAGGACGCCGGGGTCGTGCTCGCGCCCGGGGACTGCTTCGGGTACGACGACTACTTCCGAATCGGGTTCGGCCTGCCGACCGACGAACTGGAAGACGGGCTGGAGCGCGTGAGCGCCGCCCTCCGCGCGTAG
- a CDS encoding molybdopterin molybdotransferase MoeA, translating to MNADRHEAGFKNRTRLSDALDALREVVGPHGRTESVPLAAADGRALAESVTAARDVPHYDRAAMDGYAVRARDTFGAGDRSPAVLRQTEGDVGTGEAARVHTGSAMPDGADAVVMIEHLTAVGDEIEVFDPVATGENVGPAGEDVEAGTRLFDAGHRLRPSDLGLLRGTGVESVSVFERPSVAVIPTGEELVDADPGPGEMVETNGLTVSRLVERWGGASRYRDVVTDDADELRDAIERDRDADVVVTTGGSSVGERDLVPDVVADLGEVLVHGVALKPGHPVAFGRVAGTLVVMLPGYPVACIVNAVQFLRPAIARLGGFDPAPHPSREVTLDGKLASEPGTRTFARVTVEDGVATPVRTSGSGILSSVALSDGWVAVPEDVEGYPAGETVTVEFWEGER from the coding sequence ATGAACGCAGACCGCCACGAGGCCGGGTTCAAGAACCGAACCCGGCTCTCGGACGCCCTCGACGCCCTCCGCGAGGTTGTCGGGCCGCACGGCCGCACGGAGTCCGTTCCGCTCGCGGCCGCGGACGGTCGCGCGCTCGCCGAGTCCGTGACTGCGGCGCGCGATGTGCCCCACTACGACCGTGCCGCGATGGACGGGTACGCCGTTCGGGCGCGCGACACGTTCGGCGCGGGCGACCGCTCGCCCGCCGTCCTCCGACAGACCGAGGGCGACGTGGGGACGGGGGAGGCCGCGCGCGTCCACACCGGGAGCGCGATGCCCGACGGCGCTGACGCCGTCGTGATGATAGAACACCTCACCGCCGTCGGCGACGAAATCGAGGTGTTCGACCCGGTCGCGACGGGGGAGAACGTCGGACCCGCCGGCGAGGACGTCGAGGCCGGAACCCGGTTGTTCGACGCGGGCCACCGCCTCCGCCCGAGCGACCTGGGCCTCCTCCGCGGCACGGGCGTCGAGTCGGTGTCCGTGTTCGAGCGGCCGTCCGTCGCGGTGATTCCGACGGGCGAGGAGCTCGTGGACGCCGACCCGGGGCCGGGCGAGATGGTGGAGACGAACGGCCTCACCGTCTCCCGGCTCGTCGAGCGCTGGGGCGGAGCGAGTCGATACCGGGACGTGGTGACGGACGACGCGGACGAGCTCCGGGACGCCATCGAGCGCGACCGCGACGCCGACGTGGTGGTGACCACGGGCGGGTCGTCGGTGGGCGAACGCGACCTCGTCCCCGACGTGGTCGCCGACCTCGGCGAGGTGCTTGTGCACGGCGTCGCGCTCAAACCCGGCCACCCGGTCGCGTTCGGCCGCGTCGCGGGGACGCTCGTCGTGATGCTCCCGGGGTATCCGGTCGCGTGCATCGTCAACGCCGTCCAGTTCCTCCGCCCCGCAATCGCCCGCCTCGGCGGGTTCGACCCCGCGCCCCACCCCAGTCGGGAGGTGACGCTCGACGGGAAACTCGCGAGCGAACCCGGCACGCGGACGTTCGCGCGCGTCACGGTCGAGGACGGGGTCGCGACGCCCGTCCGCACCTCCGGGTCGGGAATCCTCTCGTCGGTCGCGCTCTCCGACGGCTGGGTCGCCGTCCCCGAGGACGTGGAGGGCTACCCCGCGGGCGAGACGGTCACCGTCGAATTCTGGGAGGGCGAGCGATGA
- a CDS encoding ABC1 kinase family protein produces the protein MAVLRAYRRFAVVLWQFLPLIVAYLRDRRKYLLFGGRRRVSSEMRVRRAQRLLDSLLTLGPTFIKLGQLLSTRPDILPPEYVDVLEGLQDQVPPADWEAAREVLEADVGDVNEAFDEFDADAISGASLGQVYTAEIDGDPVAVKVRRPGIEALVEADLRVIRWALPLVERFVGQARAFSLDNLADEFAKTIREEMDYGREAEMLAEIRGNFAENDRIAIPRVYDDYSTERVLTMAYVPGTKISNVEELDRRGVDRHAVAETLERAYLQMIIEDGVFHADPHPGNLAVQDDGTIVFYDFGMSGRADEFVQRKIVDFYIAVANQDIEAILDTLIELGTLSPDADRATMAEVMELAIRDARGESIETYRVQQIVGKVEDTIYDFPLRLPANLALVLRVATVVEGVCVTLDPDFDFVSVATDYLGETGYREEGARQFVEETGEEFARAAQSAVRVPPKLERALDRIDRDDLYVRADIEDSNDVIDRLGKRIVLGLLLAVSVLSTSYLYADAHLRAAAVTAGLAAVSAFYLYRSFRKRKRLQATPQFTRQNLRERRNK, from the coding sequence GTGGCGGTGCTGCGCGCGTACCGTCGGTTCGCCGTCGTGCTCTGGCAGTTCCTCCCGCTCATCGTCGCGTACCTCCGCGACCGCCGGAAGTACCTCCTGTTCGGGGGGCGGCGGCGGGTGTCGAGCGAGATGCGGGTGCGGCGCGCCCAGCGGTTGCTCGACAGCCTGCTCACGCTCGGCCCGACGTTCATCAAACTCGGCCAACTGCTCTCCACCCGACCCGACATCCTCCCGCCGGAGTACGTGGACGTGCTGGAAGGCCTCCAAGACCAGGTGCCGCCGGCGGACTGGGAGGCGGCGCGCGAGGTGCTGGAAGCGGACGTCGGGGACGTGAACGAGGCGTTCGACGAGTTCGACGCGGACGCCATCAGCGGCGCGAGCCTCGGCCAGGTGTACACGGCCGAAATCGACGGCGACCCGGTCGCGGTGAAGGTGCGGCGGCCCGGCATCGAAGCCCTCGTGGAGGCCGACCTGCGCGTGATTCGGTGGGCGCTCCCGCTCGTCGAGCGGTTCGTCGGGCAGGCGCGCGCGTTCAGCCTCGACAACCTCGCGGACGAGTTCGCGAAGACCATCCGGGAGGAGATGGACTACGGGCGGGAGGCGGAGATGCTCGCGGAGATACGCGGGAACTTCGCGGAGAACGACCGCATCGCCATCCCCCGCGTGTACGACGACTACTCGACGGAGCGCGTGCTCACGATGGCGTACGTCCCGGGGACGAAGATTTCGAACGTCGAGGAACTCGACCGCCGGGGCGTAGACCGGCACGCCGTCGCGGAGACCTTAGAGCGCGCGTACCTCCAGATGATAATCGAGGACGGCGTGTTCCACGCCGACCCCCACCCCGGGAACCTCGCGGTGCAGGACGACGGCACCATCGTGTTCTACGACTTCGGGATGAGCGGGCGCGCGGACGAGTTCGTCCAGCGGAAGATAGTGGACTTCTACATCGCGGTCGCGAACCAGGACATCGAAGCCATCCTCGACACCCTCATCGAACTGGGGACGCTCAGCCCGGACGCCGACCGCGCGACGATGGCCGAGGTGATGGAACTCGCGATACGGGACGCCCGCGGCGAGTCCATCGAGACCTATCGCGTCCAGCAGATCGTGGGGAAGGTCGAGGACACCATCTACGACTTCCCGCTCCGCCTGCCCGCGAACCTCGCGCTCGTCCTCCGCGTCGCCACCGTCGTCGAGGGCGTGTGCGTGACGCTCGACCCCGACTTCGACTTCGTCTCGGTCGCGACCGACTACCTCGGGGAGACCGGCTACCGCGAGGAGGGCGCGCGCCAGTTCGTCGAGGAGACGGGCGAGGAGTTCGCGCGCGCCGCGCAGTCCGCCGTCCGCGTCCCCCCGAAACTCGAACGCGCGCTCGACCGCATCGACCGCGACGACCTCTACGTCCGCGCCGACATCGAGGACTCGAACGACGTCATCGACCGCCTCGGCAAACGCATCGTGCTCGGCCTCCTGCTCGCGGTGTCCGTGCTCTCAACGTCCTACCTGTACGCGGACGCCCACCTCCGCGCGGCCGCCGTGACCGCCGGCCTCGCGGCCGTCAGCGCGTTCTACCTCTACCGGTCGTTCCGGAAGCGCAAGCGCCTGCAGGCGACCCCGCAGTTCACGCGGCAGAACCTCCGCGAGCGCAGAAACAAATAA
- the speB gene encoding agmatinase: MLPGATADREDAAYVVVGAPLDVSTSFQPGTRFGPDRVRQFARTFEDYDHRTDESFSALGVHDAGDVHAWDDTAEYLDYLRGTVTDVVWDDAVPLLVGGEHTVSVAGVRAVEPDVFVALDAHLDLREEYDGNPLSHSTVTRHALDTAEEAYVVGARSGSEAEWERAREADVTVVEPDEVGSWSPSFDGEVYLSVDVDAADPAFAPGTGTPEPGGLSSRAMRRLVRDIAPAASAFDIVEVNDRDDGQAAVLGAKLLREFVFAHADSA, from the coding sequence ATGCTTCCCGGTGCGACCGCCGACCGCGAGGACGCGGCGTACGTGGTCGTCGGCGCACCGCTCGACGTGTCGACGTCTTTTCAGCCGGGGACGCGGTTCGGCCCGGATCGCGTCCGTCAGTTCGCGCGGACGTTCGAGGACTACGACCACCGAACGGATGAGTCGTTCTCGGCGCTCGGCGTGCACGACGCGGGCGACGTGCACGCGTGGGACGACACCGCGGAGTACCTCGACTACCTCCGGGGGACGGTCACGGACGTGGTGTGGGACGACGCGGTACCGCTCCTGGTGGGGGGCGAGCACACGGTCTCGGTGGCGGGCGTGCGGGCGGTGGAGCCGGACGTGTTCGTGGCGCTGGACGCCCACCTCGACCTCCGCGAGGAGTACGACGGCAACCCGTTGAGTCACTCGACCGTGACGCGGCACGCGCTCGACACCGCCGAGGAGGCGTACGTCGTCGGCGCGCGCTCGGGGAGCGAAGCGGAGTGGGAGCGCGCCCGCGAGGCCGACGTGACCGTGGTGGAACCGGACGAGGTCGGGTCGTGGTCGCCGTCGTTCGACGGCGAGGTCTACCTCTCGGTGGACGTGGACGCGGCCGACCCGGCGTTCGCGCCGGGGACGGGGACGCCGGAACCGGGCGGGCTCTCCAGTCGAGCGATGCGGCGGCTCGTCCGCGACATCGCGCCCGCGGCGTCGGCGTTCGATATTGTGGAGGTGAACGACCGCGACGACGGCCAGGCCGCGGTGTTGGGTGCGAAGCTCCTCCGAGAGTTCGTGTTCGCGCACGCGGATTCGGCGTAG
- a CDS encoding translation initiation factor IF-5A: protein MAKEQKQVRELQEGNYVIIDDAACKIDAYSTAKPGKHGSAKARVEARGVFDEKKRSFSQPVDAKVWVPIVNRKGGQVVAKESDNVVQVMDLDTYETITIELPDDVSVSPDDEIEYLEWEGKRKVLE from the coding sequence ATGGCGAAAGAGCAGAAGCAGGTTCGCGAACTCCAGGAAGGAAACTACGTCATCATCGACGACGCGGCGTGCAAGATCGACGCGTACTCCACCGCAAAGCCCGGGAAACACGGGAGCGCGAAGGCGCGCGTCGAGGCTCGCGGCGTCTTCGACGAGAAGAAGCGTAGTTTCAGTCAGCCTGTCGACGCGAAGGTCTGGGTGCCCATCGTCAACCGAAAGGGCGGTCAGGTCGTCGCGAAGGAGTCCGACAACGTCGTGCAAGTGATGGACCTCGACACGTACGAGACCATCACCATCGAACTCCCCGACGACGTGTCTGTCAGTCCCGACGACGAGATCGAGTACCTGGAGTGGGAGGGCAAGCGGAAGGTTCTCGAATAG
- a CDS encoding AAA family ATPase: protein MELESVTLQNFKPFYGEDTIHFSDESGVTLFGAKNDRGKTALLESIRFCLYDFDSNGGPNREKKQDYCINRRAAIEGDGETAVTISFAHNGRDYEIKRVLEFSQADTKSEREVDEHYVVVEKEVDDEDEEDGIIIDTRGDDDITDYREFRDGILPEDASHFFIFDGEQIDEYAERFGQQDADVREAIELVLGIEELRKAETDLEKRGIKHYQEKFQEAHSEAEEYRETKDELEEERTLLEEYKKEQEEKQSKLEDKRDEKSDVEERLAEAGDIREKYHQLIETRVELYGAHNVDKAREYLSQDKIDDLTPCIESQLEENRKKRQAIYDRFGPIAGAVAAEQVGSTVALDSPGGIIEVLQDTIDEVPEDCYVCGQNIEDIPLADFRDRLDEARNESTDEAEYIDQLVDGLQAQTDEEEYDLGHEKAQFEFLTSQIDGLEQDRTKRMRRIERLEETIENAELETDEVDEIREELEEVNREIERLKVELESLKDDISDQEEKVSDLESQLEEMEGASEEEERYQELIEVAKQAKSAFVDAKDEYVDERRDSVQDKTSTLFMKMTNNEVYEGLSIHENYQLRIKTDDGTFTIPDQDPSRGARQIIAYAFIAGLAQFSSRDAPILIDTPIARLDGDHKENLIENLPEFVDQVVVFYQPNELREEDIELLREQDAIADHHDIIQTGDETSEIVDHDPDHFDRGVTAGSEEEVTADD from the coding sequence ATGGAGCTTGAATCAGTAACCCTCCAGAATTTCAAGCCGTTCTACGGAGAGGACACCATTCATTTCAGCGACGAAAGTGGCGTCACCCTCTTCGGAGCAAAAAACGACCGAGGGAAAACCGCATTACTCGAATCTATTCGCTTCTGCCTCTACGACTTCGACAGTAATGGCGGACCAAACAGAGAGAAGAAACAAGACTACTGTATTAACCGGAGAGCAGCTATAGAAGGTGACGGAGAAACCGCAGTCACCATCTCCTTCGCACATAACGGCCGGGACTACGAGATCAAACGAGTCCTCGAATTTTCCCAGGCCGATACCAAATCAGAGAGGGAGGTCGACGAACACTATGTCGTCGTAGAGAAAGAGGTAGATGATGAGGACGAAGAAGACGGCATAATCATCGATACCAGAGGCGACGACGATATCACCGACTACCGAGAGTTCCGAGACGGTATTCTTCCAGAAGACGCATCTCACTTCTTCATTTTCGACGGAGAACAAATCGACGAATACGCCGAAAGATTCGGCCAGCAAGACGCCGATGTCCGAGAAGCAATCGAACTGGTCCTCGGCATCGAAGAACTCCGTAAAGCCGAGACGGACCTGGAAAAACGTGGAATCAAACACTATCAGGAAAAGTTCCAGGAAGCCCACTCAGAAGCCGAAGAATACCGGGAGACCAAAGATGAGCTTGAAGAAGAACGTACCCTCCTCGAAGAGTACAAAAAAGAACAAGAGGAGAAGCAGTCCAAGCTGGAGGACAAACGCGACGAGAAAAGCGACGTAGAAGAACGGCTTGCTGAAGCAGGAGACATCCGGGAAAAGTATCACCAGCTGATTGAAACCCGAGTTGAGCTATACGGCGCTCACAACGTCGACAAAGCCCGCGAATATCTCTCACAAGACAAGATAGACGACCTAACTCCCTGCATCGAATCCCAGTTAGAGGAGAACAGAAAGAAACGGCAGGCAATTTACGACCGATTCGGGCCGATAGCAGGTGCAGTCGCCGCAGAACAAGTCGGATCTACTGTCGCATTAGACTCTCCTGGTGGAATAATCGAAGTCCTCCAAGACACGATAGATGAGGTGCCTGAGGACTGTTACGTCTGCGGTCAAAATATCGAAGATATACCCCTTGCTGACTTCCGAGACAGACTGGACGAAGCAAGAAATGAATCCACTGACGAAGCCGAATACATCGACCAGCTAGTCGACGGTCTGCAAGCACAAACTGATGAGGAAGAGTACGACCTGGGCCACGAGAAAGCTCAATTCGAGTTCCTCACCTCTCAAATTGACGGGCTTGAACAGGACCGGACAAAACGGATGCGGCGCATAGAGCGTCTGGAAGAGACTATAGAAAACGCCGAACTCGAAACCGACGAAGTCGACGAAATCAGAGAGGAGCTCGAAGAAGTCAACCGGGAGATAGAGCGCCTGAAAGTTGAACTTGAGTCCTTGAAGGACGACATCTCCGATCAGGAAGAGAAGGTTAGCGATCTGGAAAGCCAACTGGAGGAGATGGAAGGTGCGAGCGAGGAAGAAGAACGGTACCAAGAATTAATCGAAGTCGCTAAACAAGCCAAATCGGCGTTCGTGGATGCAAAGGATGAGTACGTAGACGAGAGACGTGATTCCGTCCAAGATAAGACCTCCACGCTGTTCATGAAAATGACGAACAATGAGGTCTATGAGGGCCTTAGCATCCATGAGAACTACCAACTCAGGATCAAAACTGACGACGGGACATTCACCATCCCCGATCAAGATCCGAGTAGGGGCGCACGACAGATCATTGCATACGCCTTCATCGCTGGACTGGCCCAGTTCTCCTCCCGTGATGCACCTATCCTGATCGACACTCCGATCGCCCGGTTAGATGGGGACCACAAAGAGAACCTGATAGAAAACCTCCCGGAGTTCGTCGATCAAGTGGTTGTGTTCTACCAGCCCAACGAACTGAGAGAAGAAGATATCGAACTTCTCAGAGAACAGGATGCAATCGCTGACCACCACGATATCATTCAGACAGGAGACGAAACATCCGAGATAGTTGACCACGACCCGGATCACTTCGATAGGGGAGTGACCGCAGGAAGCGAAGAAGAGGTGACTGCAGATGACTAA
- a CDS encoding Nif3-like dinuclear metal center hexameric protein, with protein MDVSELAARYDEELRTSDYADVDASANGLQVGSGDWTVEHVAFAVDAAVETIEAAVSAGADALVTHHGLSWGGIERVTGRDFDRVAPLIREDVALYVSHLPLDGHTSLGNAAGLADRLGLAGRERFGAMGSEYIGLAGTADALDPAGVRETLETDLDHGAGGVRHLDFGPDAIKDVAVVTGSGADWFDAAVERGADAFVTGEGKQKLYHQAKEAGVHVYLAGHYATETFGVNALADLADDWGVETTVLDAPTGI; from the coding sequence ATGGACGTTTCCGAACTCGCGGCGCGGTACGACGAGGAGTTGCGGACGAGCGACTACGCGGACGTAGACGCGAGCGCGAACGGCCTCCAGGTAGGGAGCGGGGACTGGACGGTCGAGCACGTCGCGTTCGCGGTGGACGCCGCCGTCGAAACCATCGAGGCCGCGGTTTCCGCGGGGGCGGACGCGCTCGTCACCCATCACGGCCTCTCCTGGGGCGGTATCGAGCGCGTGACCGGCCGCGACTTCGACCGGGTCGCGCCCCTGATTCGGGAGGACGTGGCGCTCTACGTCTCCCACCTCCCGCTCGACGGCCACACCAGCCTCGGGAACGCCGCTGGCCTCGCCGACCGCCTCGGGCTCGCGGGCCGCGAGCGCTTCGGCGCGATGGGGTCGGAGTACATCGGCCTCGCCGGCACCGCCGACGCCCTCGACCCGGCGGGCGTGCGGGAGACGCTCGAAACCGACCTCGACCACGGCGCGGGCGGCGTCCGCCACCTCGACTTCGGCCCGGACGCCATCAAGGACGTAGCGGTGGTGACTGGGAGCGGCGCGGACTGGTTCGACGCCGCCGTCGAGCGCGGCGCGGACGCGTTCGTCACCGGTGAAGGCAAGCAGAAACTCTACCATCAGGCGAAGGAAGCCGGCGTCCACGTCTACCTCGCCGGCCACTACGCGACCGAGACGTTCGGCGTGAACGCGCTCGCCGACCTCGCCGACGACTGGGGCGTCGAAACGACCGTCCTGGACGCACCGACGGGCATCTAG